The genomic region AGGAACGGGTTGAGCGAGTCGATGCCCTGCAACAGGCCCACCCGCAAGGTGGTGCCCGCTTGCTGCTGCGCGGTGGCCTGCGGCGCCGCCGCGAGCATGGCCGGCGCGGCCACCACCGCGCAGGCGAGCAACGCGCCGAGCAGTCCGCGCACCCTGCGTGCCGAGGTCATCGACTTCCCCTTCCAGCTGGTGCCAAGAAATAACCATCTCGCCACATAACAAGTCAACGAGTACCGCGAAGAACTGTCCAGGTCGTAACGTGATCAACCGTGCGCATTCTGATCTCGGCCGATATGGAAGGTGTCACCGGGGTGACCTGGGGCGCTGACGTCAAACCCGGATCACCCGGCTGGGAGCGGTTCCGGCCGGTGTTCACCGGCGATGTCAACGCCTGCATCTCCGGCCTGGTGGCCGGTGGCGCCACCGACATCCTGGTCAACGAGGCCCACTCCTCGCAGCGGAACCTGTTGATCGAAGAACTGGATGTGCGGGCCCGGATGCTCACCGGCCGGCACAAGCCGCTGTCGATGATGCAGGGCATCGACTCCGGGGTGGACGGCGTGGTCTTCCTCGGCTACCACGCCGCCGCCGGCCAGCAGGGCGTGCTGGCGCACACCTACCTGGAAAACTCGATCACCGGGGTGTGGCTGGACGGGGTGCTGGCCAGCGAGGGCCGCCTCAACGCCGCGCTGGCGGCCGAGCACGGCGTCCCGGTGCTCATGATCACCGGGGACGACCGGTGCTGCGAGGATGCTGCGGCCTACGTGCCGGAGGCCGAGCGGGTGGCGGTGAAGGAGTGCGTGAGCCGCTACGCCGCGATCTGCCTGCCACCCACCCGATCGTGGGAACTGATCATCAGCGCGGCGCAGCGGTCGATGAACCGGGCCGGGCGAAGGGACCCGGCACCGGGCCCGCACCGGATCGAGGTGGAGTTCGACGCCGCGCACCTGGCCATGGCCGCCGCGGTGATCCCCACCGTGGACCAGGTCGACGTGCTGCGGGTGGGCTTCGACGCGCCGAACATGACCGAGGCGATGAAATGCTTCAAGATCGTGACCGCGATCGCGGCCGGGGCGACCGAGCCGGAGTGGGGCTGATTCACACCCGCGCTTCAACAGGGTAGTTGGGCAGCTCGATCGCGTGCGCGGCGTGCTGGATCTGCTCGTGCATCTTGGCCGCGATCCGGTTGCGCGCGCCCTGCGGGGTGAACTTCATCATCCGGAAGGACAGTCCGCGCAGCCTGCGCTGCCAGGCGGTGTCGGTGATCATGCCCTTGGCGCCGTTCACACCGAGCTGCTGGTTGGCCGTCACGTAGGGCCGCATGATCCGCTCGTAGGCGGCGAAGGCGGCGGTGTGGTCCGCGTGCCGGGCCAGCTCCCCGGCCAGCACGTACGCGCCGACCAGCGCGAGGCTGGTGCCCTGCCCGGAGGCCGGTGAGGCGCAGTAGCCCGCGTCGCCGAGCAGGACGATCCGCCCGGTGCTCCAGCTGGGCATCTCGATCTGGGCCACGGCGTCGAAGTAGAAGTCCGGCGCGGTGGCCAGGTCGGCGAGCAGGTTGGGCACCTGCCAGCCGATCCCGGCGAAGGCCGTGCGCAGCGCCTGGTGCTGGGCCTGGACGTCGCGGCCCAGGTTCAGCTCGCCCGCGCCGAACATCAGCAGGCCCTTGGCCGCTTCGCGCGGGCTGGTGCGGTAGATGCTGGCGGTGCCGCCGACGCCGTTGTGGAACAGCTCCCAGCGGTCGAGGTCCATGTGGTGGCGGGTGGTGAAGATGGAGATGTAGCGGCCCAGGTGCCGCAGGTAGTCCGGCTCGGGGCCGAAGGCCAGCGCGCGGGTGGTGGAGTGCAGGCCGTCAGCGCCGACCACCAGGTCGAAGGTGCGCGGCGCGGCGCGCTCGAAGACCGCCTCGACGCCCTCGGGGGTCTGGGTGAGCGCGGTGACCGAGTCGCCGTAGCTCCACTCGACCTGGTTGTCGCAGGCCTGGACCAGGATGCGGCTGAGGTCGCCGCGCCAGAGCTCGGCGTCGCCGTTGCCGCGGCCGTACATGAAGTCGGCGTCCATGCTCGCGATCGGCTTGTTGCTCTCGGTGACGAAGGTGACGCCGCGGACCTTGGTGTCCACCGCCTCGATCGACGCCCGGATGCCCATCCGCTCGCACACGGTCATCGCCGCACCGCGGACGTCGATCTTGTAGCCGCCTTCGCGCGGGGCCGGGGCGCGTTCCACGACGGTGGGCCGGAAGCCGTGGCGGCGCAGCCAGTAGGCCAGGGCGGGACCGGCGACGCTGGCGCCGGAGATGAGCACGGTCTTGGTCATGCCGAGGACTGTACAAGTGTCTCAAACGCTTGTCTAGAACATCTGTGCAAGACAGGCGTCTCAGACGCGGGTTAGGATGGTGACCATGGGAAACAACCGCGAGGCCCTGCTGGCGGGGGCGAAGCAGTGCCTCTACGACAAGGGCTACGCGCGCACCACCGCCCGGGACATCGCCGGCGCCTCCGGGGTGAGCCTGGCCGCCATCGGCTACCACTTCGGCTCCACCCAGGAACTGATGAACCAGGCCCTCTACGCCGCCATCCAGGAATGGGGCGACGAGGTCGAGGCCGCCCTCTCCGCCGAGCTGGACCCCGAAGCCACTCCCCTGCAACGCTTCGAGAGCTACTGGGAACGGGTGCAGGCCAGCTTCCGCACCCACCGCCGGATGTGGGTGGCCACCTTCGAGATCTTCCCCCTGATCGACCAGCTGCCCGAGGTGCGCGCCTCCCTGGCCCAGGGCATGGAACACGCCCGCCTGGGCCTGGCCGAACTGCTCCAGAACATCGGCGCGGCCAGCGGCGACGCCCGCCAGGTCGGCGCCATCCACCAGGCCCTGCTCAGCGGCGTGCTGGCGCAGTGGCTGATCGACCCCGACGCCGCGCCCACCGCCGCCGACCTCTCCGCGGGTCTGCGCCGCATCGCCCAGGACATCACCCATGGCTGACCTCCGCGTGCTGCACACCGCCGACCTCGACGCCACCACCCGCCACGACCTGCGAGACCTGCTCGACCTCGCCTTCGACGGCGAGTTCCCGGACGAGGACTGGGAACACTGCCTCGGCGGCCTGCACGCCCTGCTCTACGACGGCGACACGCTGATCGGGCACGCCGCGGTGGTCCAACGCCAGCTGCTGCACCAGGGCCGCACGCTGCGCACCGGCTACGTCGAAGGCGTCGCCGTGCACCCCGCCCACCAGCGCCGCGGCCACGGCGGAACCCTGATGGCCCCACTGGAGCGGATCATCCGCCACGGCTACCAGCTCGGCGCCCTCGGCGCGGCCCGGGACGCCCAGCCCCTCTACCGCCGCCGGGGCTGGCTCCCCTGGCTCGGCACCACCGCGGCGCTGACCCCCGAGGGCATCCTGCCCACCCCGGAGGAGACCGAGGCCGTGCACGTCCTGCCCGTGCACGTGACCCTGGACCGCACCGGCCTGCTGACCTGCGACTGGCGCGACGGCGACCTCTGGTGAAAGTTCACCCGATCGCCGGATGTACGTAGTTACACCGACGCGACTCCCCACCGGATGCGGCCACTCTTCCCTGGCGCCACCTTTCCGGGAGGGGACTCGCCATGACCAGCACATTCATCGGCCACGACCTCGCCGCCCTGCGCCCGGTCCCGCACGTGGGCGACTGGGCGCCGATCGGCTGCCCCGGCCTGCCCGACCAACCACCGCCACCGGGCGTGCTCGGCGAACACGACGGAGTCCACTACACCGTGAATCCGGCCACCCCGCGGTGGCTGCGCGCGCACGACCCCGCCACGCACACCCCGGACCCCGCCCACGACATCCCGCTCGGCCCGGCGCCACTGCCGCTGACCGGCGTGCGCGGCGGCCTGTTCACCCCGAACTCCCGGGTGCTGCTCATCGCCGAGGACCCGAACACGGTGTTCTGCTTCGACCTGCTCCGCGTGCCAGGCGAACCCCGCCTGATCGGGGTGTGCACCGGCGCCCGCCCACTGCCCGAGCTGCCCGGCCGCACCACCGGACTGGTGCTGCGGTCCTGGTGGCACGACGGGAAGTTCACCCCACTGCACGTGCTCACCGCGCACGGCGGCGCACACGGACTGGCGGTGCCCGAGCCGATCGAGCTGTAGCACCGCCGAACCCGCACCCGATGTCCGTAGTTTCCACGACGCACGGGCGCACACCGATGACAGAAGCTTGGTGAGGTGGGCTCGCCCGCGTTTTGGGGGTCGCGGGCGGTCCCACCACATCGCGCCGGCGCGGAAGGACCCGTCCATGGCCCACACCAGCACCCAGCACCAGAGCCCAGGCCTGGCGCCCCCGGACGTGGCCGCCTGGACCGAGGTCCGCGCCGAGGCCACCACCTCCTGCGAACACGTCTGCTGGTACCTGCCCACCACCGCCGGCGGCCGCCCAGCCCTCGGCGCGCACGCCCACGACGGCGAACAACTCGGCCTGCTGCATCCCACCGCCCCGGTGCCCGCTTCGGCCACCGGCTACGGCGCCCCGGTCTCCCACCGCGGCCACCTCGACGTGCCCGTCACCGGCCCGGCCGGGATCTGGCGCCTACGCCCCGACGGCACCGACCAGAGCTGGCTGCTCGCCAAGGAACTGCCCGACGCCGACCTGTTCACCTGGTGCGGCAGCCAGCTCGGCCTGCTCTACACCAGCGCCGCCTGCCACCCCCGCACCCTGCGCGCCTACGACCCGACCACCCTGGCGCACCTGCCGTACTGGGACATCGACCTCGGCCCCAGCCCCCTGCCGCTGACCCGCGTCCGCGGCGGCGTGTTCACCCCCAACCGCCGCCTGCTCCTGGTCTCCGGCGCGCCCGGCGAACCCAGCACCCTGTCCTGCTTCGACCTGGTGCAGAACCCCCGCCACCACCGCCGTCCGCTCTCCGCCCGGTGCAGCGGCGCCCGCGCCCTGGCCGAGATCACCGGCGAGATCACCGGCCTGGCCATCCGCCCGGTCTGGATTGGCGACACCTACGCACCCCTGCACATCCTGTCCACCGCGGGCTTCCCCGCCCACAGCTTCCGCGTCCCTGACCCCGACAACCTCTGAACCGCACCGGACCACCAACAGGTCAGCACCCCCGGTCAGCGATCAGCTCCGCCACCCGCCCCGCCACCCGCCCCGCCGCACCGGCCGCCGCGATCCGCGCCCCCAGCTCCGCCGCCCGCGCCCGCATCCGCTCATCCCCCGCCACCCGCCGCACCGCCCGGTACAGCGCCGCCGCCCGCACCGGCTGCGCCACCGGCACCGCCAGCCCCAGCCCGGTCAACCGCCGCGCCGTGCCCCGCTGATCACCCAGCCGCGGCGCCACCACCATCGGCACCCCGGCCGCCAACGACTCCAGCACCGAGTTCATCCCGGCGTGGGTCACGAACACCGAGGTGTGCGCCAGCACCGCCCGCTGCGGCAGCCGCCGGCGCGCGATCACGTTGTCCGGCAACCAACCCAGCTCAGCCGGATCGGTCGCGCCGGTGGCCAGCAACACCAGCCAGTCAGTGTCGCCGAAGGCCTCCGCGGCCGCCTGGAAGAACCCCGGCCCCCGCGCGAACACCGTGCCCGGCGAGACCAGCAACACCGGCCGCGCCTCGATCTCCGCCCACGGCAAAGGTTCCCCACCCCGATCAGGTTCACCCAGCAGTGGACCCACGAAGTGGAAGCGGGACGGGAAGCTCGCCCGCGCCGGTTGCAGCTCCGGCAACGTGGTGACCAGCACCGGATCCACCCCCCTCGCCGCGGGCGCCAACCGCGCCAACCTGGCACGCCGGGCCACGGTGGCGGCCAGCTCGCCGTAGCGGTGCCGGGCGGTGTCGGGCGGTGTCGGCCAGCACCGCGTCGTTGACCGCGTAGGTCGTGCTCCACACCATCGCCGGCACCCCGGCCGCCCTGGCCAGCCGACCGGCCCACCCGCTCATCGCGTCCCACACCACCACATCCGGCCGCCGACGCTCAATCTCCCGGCGCAGCAACGCTTTCCCCGCCGAGTCCGCCCGCAACCGGGTCCGCGCCGAGCGCCCCAGCCGCCCCAGCTCCGCCCACCGGAAACGGTCCGGCACCCAGGTCTCGAACCCCACCGGCACCGCCACCACCTCCACCCCGGTGCCCGCCACCACCTCGGCGAAGGCCGGTCCCACCAGCACCCGCACCCGGTGTCCACGCGCACGCAGCTCCCGCAGCTCCCGCAGCACCGGCAACAACGGGTTCACATGACCGTGCGCCGCATACGGCACGAACATCACATCGATCACAACCACCGACGGTAACGAGCCAATCCCCCAAAGGTGGCAGGATGTGCCAGTGCCGACTCACCACGCCGTTGTTCTCGGGGGCGGACTCGCCGGGATCCTGGCCGCGCACGTGCTCGCCGAGCACGTCGACACGGTCACCATCATCGACCGCGACGACCTGCCCGAGAGCCCCGAACACCGCAAGGGCACCCCACAAGCCCGCCACACCCACGTCTTCGTCGAAGGCGGCTACACGGCACTGGAAGACCTGCTGCCCGGCATCACCGACGAGCTCACCGGCCTCGGCGCCCGGCAACTGCACCACCCCGCCGACATCCTCGTCCGCCGCCCCACCGGCTGGCGCGACCGCACGGCCCCCGAGGTCGGCATCATCAGCGCCAGCCGCGCCCTCACCGACTGGGCGATCCGCCGCCGCGTGCTGGCCCACCCCCGCATCACCGTCGCCCCACCGGCCACCGTGGTCGGCCTGCTCGGCGACCGCCGCCGGATCAACGGCGTCCGGCTGCGCGACCGCGGCGCCACCGACACCCGCCGCCTCACCGCCGACCTGGTCATCGACGCCACCGGCCGCTCCTCGCACACCCACGACTGGCTCACCGAGCTCAAACTGCCCGCCGTGCACCGCGAGCACATCGACTCCGGCATCCGCTACGCCACCCGCGTCTACCAGGCCCCGCCCGGCACCCCGGCCGCCTTCCCCCTGCTGCTCATCGAGCCCGACCCCAGCTCCGACCGCCCCGCCGTCGCGGGCATGCTCTCCCCCATCGAGGACGACCGCTGGATCCTCACCCTGGTCGGCCCCAAACACGACCCGCCGCCCACCGAGGAGGACGGCTACCCGCCGTTCCTGCGCAGCCTGGCCGACCCCATCCTGGCCGACCTGATCGCCGCGGCCACCCCGCTGACCCCGCCCTACGGCTTCGCCAACACCGCCAACCACCGCAACTTCTACGAACGCGCCCGCTTCTGGCCGGACGGACTGCTCGTGCTCGGCGACGCCTACGCCACCTTCAACCCCATCTACGGCCACGGCATGGCCACCGCCGTGCTCGCCGCACACGCGCTGCGCCGCCGCTGGCAACGCCACCACCCGCTGCTACCCGGCTCGGCCCGCCGCTCCCAGCGCGCCATCGCCAAGATCACCGAACCGGCCTGGCGAATGGCCACCGCCCAGGACCTGCGCCTGCCGCACACCACCACCACCGGCCGCCACCCCGGCCGCCTGGCCAAGCTCAACAACCGCTACGCCGACCGCCTGATCGCCGCCACACCCGGCCGCCCCGACCTGCAGCGCGCCAGCCTCCGGGTGTTCGCCCTGCTGGACTCCCCGCTGCGGCTGTTCACCCCGCGCGTGCTCTGGCAGATCCTGCGCGGCCCCCGCGGCCAGTACCGGCCCGAAGCGCCACTGACCCCGGAGGAACGCCGCATCCTCACCCCGGCGAGCGGAACGACCGCCGATAGCTAGCCGGCGACACCCCGACCAGCTGCCGGAACCGGTCCCGGAAGGCCGTCGGCGAACCGAACCCCACCTGCGCGGAGATCCGGTCCACCGAGTGACCGGTGGTCTCCAGCAGGTGCTGGGCCCGCCGCAACCGCTCCCGCATGATCCACTGCAACGGCGTGGTGCCGGTCTGCTCGCGGAACCGGCGGCTCAGCGTCCGGGTGCTCAACCGCGCCTGCCTGGCCAGATCACCCAGCGTCAACCGGCGCTCCAGGTTCTCCGCCAGCCACACCAGCAGCGGCTGCAGCGAACCGCCGTCCGGCGCCGGATCGGAGTGCACGATGAACTGCGCCTGCCCACCGGCCCGCTCCAACGGCATCACCGAGAGCCTGGCGACGTCGGCGGCCACCGCCGCACCGTGGTCCCGCCGCACCATGTGCAGGCACAGGTCCATCCCCGCGGCCGCGCCCGCGGAGGTCAGGATCTGCCCGTTGTCCACGAACAGCACATCGGGGTCCACCTCGATCGTGGGATACCGCCGGGCCAGCGCGGCCGCGCCCAGCCAGTGCGTGGTGGCCCGCATCCCGTCCAGCACACCGGCCTCGGCCAGCACGAACGCCCCCGAACAGATCGAGGCGATGCGCGTCCCGGCCGCCGCGGCCGCCCGCAACGCGGCCAGCACCGCCGGGTCCACCGGAAGGCTGACATCGCGGACGCCGGGAACTATCACCGTGTCCGCCCCCGCCAGCGCGCCCAGGTCCCAGCGGGTGCGCACCTCGAACATCCCGGCGTCCACCACACCCCCGGCCGAGCACACCCGCACCTGGTAGGCAGGCCGGCCATCGGGCAGCCGGGTCCGCTCGAACACCTCACACGGAATGGCCAGATCCGAGGGCACCACATCGTCCAAAGCCACAACGGCCACCACCCGCATGACCACACCATACCCATCATCGCAGGTCAGCGACTTGGCGAGAAGTAGGCGGTTATTGGCTTTCCAGCCACTCGCGCCCCGCAGGCCCACCCGCCACAGTGATCACCGACCCCAAGGGGAAAGGATCACCATGCTCGCCCAGATCGTCCTGTTCGACGGCGTCGACCCACTCGACGCGATCGCCCCGCACGAGGTGCTCGGCGCCGCGGGCGCCCACACCGGCGGCGCGATCACCGCCCAGCTCGTCACCGTCGGCACCGCCACCACGGTGGTCAGCGGCAACGGCCTCACCCTGCACGCCCAGGCCGCCCTCGACCCCGACCGCGCCGACGTGCTGATCATCCCCGGCGCGGCGGGCTCCATGGCCAACGGCGCCACCGAGATCACCGACCGCCTCACCGCCGCCCTCACCCCCACCCTGCACCAGGCACTGCACACCTTCACCGCCCGCCCCGGCACCGTGCTCGGCACCGTCTGCGGCGGATCACTGCTGGTAGGCGCGGCGGGCCTGCTCACCAACCGGCCCGCGGTCACCCACCGCGCCGGCCTGGCCCAGCTGGCCGCCTTCGGCGCGGTCGTGGTGCCGGCCCGGGTGGTCGACGACGGCGACCTGGTCACCGCGGGCGGCGTCACCTCCGGCCTGGACCTCGCCCTGCACCTGGTCGAACGCTTCCTCGGCGCGCAAACCGCCTTCGCCATCGAGACCCTGTTCGAACACGAGCGCCGCGGCGTGGTCTGGCGCGCCGACGCGGTGACGACGGGCTGAGCCGATGACGAAGTTCCTGCTCAGCGTGCACGTCCTGGCCGCCATCGTGCTCATCGGCCCGGTCACCGTCGCCGCCAGCCTGTTCCCCCGCTACGCCGGCGCGGCCCTGCGCGCGGAGCCCACCGCGGTCCCGGTGACACTGCTGCTGCGACGGATCACCCGCGGCTACATGATCGCCGGAATCGTGGTGCCGGTGTTCGGCCTGGCCACCGCGGTACAGCTGAAGGTGCTGGGCGACGCGTGGCTGATCATCTCCATCATCCTCACCGCCCTGGCCGCCACCGTCCTCGCCGCGGTCGTCGTGCCAGCACAAACCACGCTGGTCAACGCCCTGCCCAAGGCCACCGGCGACGAGCCGTGGCAGGGCGTGCTGCGCACACTGCGGATGTCCACCGGGATCTTCAACCTGCTGTGGGCGGCCGTGGTGGTGCTGATGATC from Crossiella sp. CA-258035 harbors:
- a CDS encoding FAD-dependent monooxygenase; amino-acid sequence: MTKTVLISGASVAGPALAYWLRRHGFRPTVVERAPAPREGGYKIDVRGAAMTVCERMGIRASIEAVDTKVRGVTFVTESNKPIASMDADFMYGRGNGDAELWRGDLSRILVQACDNQVEWSYGDSVTALTQTPEGVEAVFERAAPRTFDLVVGADGLHSTTRALAFGPEPDYLRHLGRYISIFTTRHHMDLDRWELFHNGVGGTASIYRTSPREAAKGLLMFGAGELNLGRDVQAQHQALRTAFAGIGWQVPNLLADLATAPDFYFDAVAQIEMPSWSTGRIVLLGDAGYCASPASGQGTSLALVGAYVLAGELARHADHTAAFAAYERIMRPYVTANQQLGVNGAKGMITDTAWQRRLRGLSFRMMKFTPQGARNRIAAKMHEQIQHAAHAIELPNYPVEARV
- a CDS encoding M55 family metallopeptidase codes for the protein MRILISADMEGVTGVTWGADVKPGSPGWERFRPVFTGDVNACISGLVAGGATDILVNEAHSSQRNLLIEELDVRARMLTGRHKPLSMMQGIDSGVDGVVFLGYHAAAGQQGVLAHTYLENSITGVWLDGVLASEGRLNAALAAEHGVPVLMITGDDRCCEDAAAYVPEAERVAVKECVSRYAAICLPPTRSWELIISAAQRSMNRAGRRDPAPGPHRIEVEFDAAHLAMAAAVIPTVDQVDVLRVGFDAPNMTEAMKCFKIVTAIAAGATEPEWG
- a CDS encoding nucleotide disphospho-sugar-binding domain-containing protein, with protein sequence MLVTTLPELQPARASFPSRFHFVGPLLGEPDRGGEPLPWAEIEARPVLLVSPGTVFARGPGFFQAAAEAFGDTDWLVLLATGATDPAELGWLPDNVIARRRLPQRAVLAHTSVFVTHAGMNSVLESLAAGVPMVVAPRLGDQRGTARRLTGLGLAVPVAQPVRAAALYRAVRRVAGDERMRARAAELGARIAAAGAAGRVAGRVAELIADRGC
- a CDS encoding helix-turn-helix domain-containing protein; the encoded protein is MRVVAVVALDDVVPSDLAIPCEVFERTRLPDGRPAYQVRVCSAGGVVDAGMFEVRTRWDLGALAGADTVIVPGVRDVSLPVDPAVLAALRAAAAAGTRIASICSGAFVLAEAGVLDGMRATTHWLGAAALARRYPTIEVDPDVLFVDNGQILTSAGAAAGMDLCLHMVRRDHGAAVAADVARLSVMPLERAGGQAQFIVHSDPAPDGGSLQPLLVWLAENLERRLTLGDLARQARLSTRTLSRRFREQTGTTPLQWIMRERLRRAQHLLETTGHSVDRISAQVGFGSPTAFRDRFRQLVGVSPASYRRSFRSPG
- a CDS encoding GNAT family N-acetyltransferase; the encoded protein is MADLRVLHTADLDATTRHDLRDLLDLAFDGEFPDEDWEHCLGGLHALLYDGDTLIGHAAVVQRQLLHQGRTLRTGYVEGVAVHPAHQRRGHGGTLMAPLERIIRHGYQLGALGAARDAQPLYRRRGWLPWLGTTAALTPEGILPTPEETEAVHVLPVHVTLDRTGLLTCDWRDGDLW
- a CDS encoding TetR/AcrR family transcriptional regulator, giving the protein MGNNREALLAGAKQCLYDKGYARTTARDIAGASGVSLAAIGYHFGSTQELMNQALYAAIQEWGDEVEAALSAELDPEATPLQRFESYWERVQASFRTHRRMWVATFEIFPLIDQLPEVRASLAQGMEHARLGLAELLQNIGAASGDARQVGAIHQALLSGVLAQWLIDPDAAPTAADLSAGLRRIAQDITHG
- a CDS encoding DJ-1/PfpI family protein; this encodes MLAQIVLFDGVDPLDAIAPHEVLGAAGAHTGGAITAQLVTVGTATTVVSGNGLTLHAQAALDPDRADVLIIPGAAGSMANGATEITDRLTAALTPTLHQALHTFTARPGTVLGTVCGGSLLVGAAGLLTNRPAVTHRAGLAQLAAFGAVVVPARVVDDGDLVTAGGVTSGLDLALHLVERFLGAQTAFAIETLFEHERRGVVWRADAVTTG
- a CDS encoding FAD-dependent monooxygenase, which codes for MPVPTHHAVVLGGGLAGILAAHVLAEHVDTVTIIDRDDLPESPEHRKGTPQARHTHVFVEGGYTALEDLLPGITDELTGLGARQLHHPADILVRRPTGWRDRTAPEVGIISASRALTDWAIRRRVLAHPRITVAPPATVVGLLGDRRRINGVRLRDRGATDTRRLTADLVIDATGRSSHTHDWLTELKLPAVHREHIDSGIRYATRVYQAPPGTPAAFPLLLIEPDPSSDRPAVAGMLSPIEDDRWILTLVGPKHDPPPTEEDGYPPFLRSLADPILADLIAAATPLTPPYGFANTANHRNFYERARFWPDGLLVLGDAYATFNPIYGHGMATAVLAAHALRRRWQRHHPLLPGSARRSQRAIAKITEPAWRMATAQDLRLPHTTTTGRHPGRLAKLNNRYADRLIAATPGRPDLQRASLRVFALLDSPLRLFTPRVLWQILRGPRGQYRPEAPLTPEERRILTPASGTTADS
- a CDS encoding glycosyltransferase, with amino-acid sequence MIDVMFVPYAAHGHVNPLLPVLRELRELRARGHRVRVLVGPAFAEVVAGTGVEVVAVPVGFETWVPDRFRWAELGRLGRSARTRLRADSAGKALLRREIERRRPDVVVWDAMSGWAGRLARAAGVPAMVWSTTYAVNDAVLADTARHRPAPLRRAGRHRGPACQVGAVGARGEGGGSGAGHHVAGAATGAGELPVPLPLRGSTAG